One genomic window of Pocillopora verrucosa isolate sample1 chromosome 8, ASM3666991v2, whole genome shotgun sequence includes the following:
- the LOC136282880 gene encoding uncharacterized protein: MAEGVCEELISERPWKKYTDTKNIPHTKGIYVIGVKIKGKRDIKCLYLGRSKDVHKRLANHKHGCQEIDEYVRRNFKNHHEKDLRVKWIKESKPKEKETAYINCLEQKLDYKLEYNKIGRGKKYGKQ; the protein is encoded by the coding sequence ATGGCTGAGGGAGTTTGCGAGGAACTTATCAGTGAAAGGCCGTGGAAAAAGTACACGGATACCAAAAATATACCTCACACGAAAGGCATATATGTCATAGGAGTCAAGATAAAGGGAAAAAGGGACATCAAATGCCTTTACCTCGGCCGATCCAAAGACGTCCATAAGAGACTGGCGAATCACAAACATGGTTGTCAAGAAATTGACGAGTATGTTAGGCGCAATTTTAAAAACCATCACGAAAAAGATCTACGTGTTAAGTGGATTAAAGAGTCCAAACCCAAGGAGAAGGAAACCGCTTACATCAACTGCTTGGAGCAAAAGCTGGATTATAAGTTGGAATACAACAAAATAGGTAGAGGCAAGAAATATGGTAAACAATAA
- the LOC136282881 gene encoding uncharacterized protein, with protein MADKVCEKLINGRSWVRYTDANKMPHEEGIYVIGVKRRGQKAVIYLYLGLAIDVHVRLTQHKCGDQEIDHFIKRHFRRNGGKDLRVKWIEEPKHKEKETVYIKCVENKLGYKLKYNKIGRGN; from the coding sequence ATGGCTGACAAAGTCTGCGAAAAGCTTATCAACGGAAGGTCGTGGGTACGCTACACGGATGCCAATAAGATGCCACATGAGGAAGGCATCTACGTTATAGGAGTCAAGAGAAGAGGACAAAAGGCAGTCATATATCTTTACCTTGGCCTAGCCATAGATGTCCATGTGAGACTTACACAACACAAGTGTGGCGATCAAGAAATTGACCACTTTATTAAGCGCCATTTTCGACGGAATGGCGGAAAAGATCTCCGCGTTAAGTGGATTGAAGAGCCTAAACACAAGGAGAAGGAGACTGTTTATATCAAATGCGTTGAGAATAAGCTGGGTTATAAGttgaaatacaacaaaataGGTAGAGGCAACTAA
- the LOC131788322 gene encoding uncharacterized protein → MPTMAVNQSLRTILGLKPFSRSLFFSQSSLLKRTFRKQLQIGNYGEYIVTRRYLSSLYASGVNVDEVLIGVQVIDLRSDTVTKPTVEMRAAMSTAQVGDDVYGEDPTVNKLQAKAADLTGKEAALFVPSGTMGNLISVMGHCPGRGDEILVGDMAHIILWEQGGVAQLAGVHSRQVNTNVDGTLDLADVEKKVRSQGDAHLPSSRLICVEQTHNASGGRVLSLKYLQKLKDVAAKHNLKVHMDGARLFNAATALGVPVAQVTKHVDSVTFCLSKGLGAPVGSVITGDKDFISRCLRHRKVLGGGMRQAGVLAAAGIYALDNIVPTLKRDHANAQIFAKGIHEMKDLGLDVDLKSVETNMVYFSVNHPTISPIELSKRMLMVSDDEPTETRRAVRILTARTGTIRVVLHHQVSEDDVYVTLQKMKYILTS, encoded by the exons ATGCCAACGATGGCGGTAAATCAAAGCTTAAGAACTATATTAGGTTTAAAACCATTTTCGAGATCTTTGTTCTTCTCTCAATCGAGTTTATTAAAGAGAACTTTTCGCAAACAACTTCAGATCGGCAATTATGGGGAATACATCGTGACACGTAGGTACTTAAGTAGTTTGTATGCTAGTGGAGTCAATGTTGATGAGGTGCTGATTGGCGTTCAAGTGATCGATTTGAGAAGTGACACAGTGACTAAACCCACTGTTGAAATGAGGGCTGCAATGTCTACCGCACAAGTTGGCGACGATGTTTATGGAGAAGATCCGACAGTGAATa AACTACAGGCCAAGGCAGCAGATCTGACTGGTAAAGAAGCTGCCCTATTTGTACCCAGTGGAACAATGGGGAATTTGATATCAG TAATGGGGCACTGTCCTGGTCGAGGAGATGAGATACTTGTTGGTGACATGGCTCACATCATATTATGGGAGCAGGGTGGAGTCGCACAATTGGCTGGTGTTCATTCAAGGCAGGTGAACACTAATGTTGATGGTACATTGGACTTGGCAGACGTAGAGAAAAAAGTGCGTTCACAAGGAGATGCACATCTGCCATCCAGCCGTTTGATTTGTGTTGAACAGACACATAATGCTAGCGGAGGCAGGGTGTTGTCattgaaatatttacaaaag CTAAAAGATGTTGCTGCAAAACACAACCTTAAGGTTCATATGGATGGTGCAAGACTCTTCAATGCTGCTACAGCCCTTGGTGTTCCTGTGGCACAGGTCACTAAGCATGTTGATTCTGTCACTTTCTGTCTTTCAAAG GGTCTGGGGGCTCCTGTTGGCTCAGTAATAACTGGAGATAAAGATTTCATTTCAAG GTGCCTGCGTCACAGGAAAGTTCTTGGGGGTGGAATGAGACAAGCTGGTGTATTAGCTGCTGCAGGGATTTATGCATTAGATAACATAGTTCCAACACTTAAAAGAGACCATGCTAATGCACAGATTTTTGCTAAAG GAATTCACGAAATGAAAGATCTTGGACTGGATGTAGATCTTAAGAGCGTGGAGACCAACATGGTGTACTTCAGTGTCAACCATCCCACAATCTCACCCATAGAACTTTCTAAACGCATGCTCATGGTATCTGATGACGAACCAACGGAAACAAGAAGAGCAGTTAGAATTTTGACCGCTCGAACTGGAACAATACGAGTGGTTCTTCATCACCAGGTGTCTGAGGATGATGTTTATGTGACTTTACAAAAAATGAAGTACATTTTAACCTCGTGA